Proteins encoded by one window of Kribbella italica:
- a CDS encoding ATP-binding cassette domain-containing protein — translation MLIAKDLWFRYTRDWVVQGTSLTVEPGEVVGLFGPSGSGKSTIGKLLAGFLTPTKGEILVDPRGSAHPVQLVLQHPERAMNPHWTVREILAETGASQAEVEAVDPHLVRPVWFDRFPHEISGGELQRVNLARALLARPRYLVADEISASLDAITQARIWHLLLEQARAQEIGVVAISHDPDLLAAVTDRVIDL, via the coding sequence GTGCTGATCGCCAAGGACCTCTGGTTCCGCTACACCCGGGATTGGGTCGTCCAAGGGACGTCGCTGACCGTGGAACCCGGCGAGGTGGTCGGCCTCTTCGGCCCCAGCGGCTCGGGCAAGTCGACCATCGGCAAGCTCCTCGCCGGATTCCTCACGCCCACCAAAGGCGAGATCCTCGTCGACCCCCGCGGCAGCGCGCACCCGGTCCAGCTCGTGCTCCAGCACCCCGAACGCGCGATGAATCCGCACTGGACCGTCCGCGAGATCCTCGCCGAGACCGGCGCCTCCCAGGCCGAGGTCGAGGCGGTCGATCCGCACCTGGTCCGGCCCGTCTGGTTCGACCGCTTCCCGCACGAGATCAGCGGCGGCGAGCTCCAGCGGGTCAACCTCGCCCGCGCCCTGCTCGCCCGCCCTCGCTACCTCGTCGCCGACGAGATCAGCGCGAGCCTCGACGCGATCACCCAGGCGCGCATCTGGCACCTGCTGCTGGAACAGGCTCGCGCGCAGGAGATCGGCGTGGTCGCGATCTCCCACGACCCGGACCTGCTGGCCGCCGTGACCGATCGCGTCATCGACCTCTGA
- a CDS encoding ATP-binding cassette domain-containing protein, which produces MSPLLAIEQLTVSFVQYERGLRRREVVALSGMDLTADRGQVVALVGASGAGKTLLAHAVLGMLPPNATESGTIQYDGRPLDHAERRRLAGQEIALLPQSVDYLDPLATIGRQVTRSAQLATQLGARAGRRAGHRVAATVLAARGLGPEVLRRYPHELSGGMIRRVLLTMATLGDPHLILADEPTPGLPREDVSAVLQEFRALADDGRAVVLITHELGGALEVADTVVICREGRTIETVTPAGFRTGELRDPYTKALWQALPANGFAVPEEQSC; this is translated from the coding sequence GTGAGCCCGCTGCTGGCCATCGAGCAACTGACGGTGAGCTTCGTCCAGTACGAGCGCGGCCTCCGGCGCCGCGAAGTCGTCGCGCTGTCCGGCATGGACCTGACCGCCGACCGCGGCCAGGTCGTCGCGCTCGTCGGCGCGTCCGGCGCCGGCAAGACCCTGCTCGCGCACGCCGTCCTCGGCATGCTGCCCCCGAACGCGACCGAGTCCGGCACCATCCAGTACGACGGCCGCCCGCTCGACCACGCCGAGCGGCGCCGCCTCGCCGGCCAGGAGATCGCACTGCTCCCCCAGTCGGTCGACTACCTCGACCCACTGGCCACCATCGGCCGCCAGGTCACCCGCTCCGCACAGCTGGCAACCCAGCTCGGCGCGCGCGCCGGCCGTCGCGCCGGGCATCGTGTCGCCGCGACCGTTCTCGCCGCGCGCGGCCTCGGCCCCGAGGTCCTTCGGCGCTACCCCCACGAACTCTCCGGCGGCATGATCCGCCGCGTCCTACTCACCATGGCGACCCTCGGCGACCCGCACCTGATCCTCGCCGACGAACCGACCCCGGGGTTGCCCCGCGAGGACGTCAGCGCCGTACTGCAGGAGTTCCGCGCGCTCGCCGACGACGGCCGGGCCGTCGTACTGATCACGCACGAGCTGGGCGGCGCCCTGGAGGTCGCGGACACCGTGGTGATCTGCCGCGAAGGCCGCACGATCGAGACCGTCACGCCGGCCGGGTTCAGGACCGGCGAGCTGCGCGACCCATACACGAAGGCCCTGTGGCAGGCCCTTCCCGCCAACGGTTTCGCCGTTCCCGAGGAGCAGTCGTGCTGA